In Citrus sinensis cultivar Valencia sweet orange chromosome 4, DVS_A1.0, whole genome shotgun sequence, one DNA window encodes the following:
- the LOC102618928 gene encoding protein PHYTOCHROME KINASE SUBSTRATE 2 encodes MSMITLTSSCKTNLSKTLSCESNNNINRDASFSSSLNSTAENFVRKLTVSNQNLSPGIASQEEQEYLGANKVEEEEIGVFSAEKYFNGAMDDSPRLPNVGARKHKCIKEEQIKVAPVKPKIQPGTPSVRSESSCNSQSALLQNVLRNPSRKQANKVQGKSFFAGLGCKCSCSDKDSVDVDEHIGETSFKKTANCSSVHEKAIIKEPIKRSHLVDKVNIDESSFAKEDLVLNKENCFSFRTANSTTGNLPIKVHYEQEEKEEIQPRKSLEVFGFPVLEKSSKSSCFDRRLSMLSWDAAPRLEEFEFAATQGESYNDATSDASSDLFEIESLTGKANPFLARQGSDATSDCATPTACYAPSEASIEWSVVTASAADYSVMSDYEELKAPTTATSQVKTFSATSNDRTRTIPETPKRLPSISLGCNSHKAVRVAGEAYRTNEKANHDARIHRMSESFTPVTRFQAEAELAGLHSRQRQPALAATHSLPRSHSPRPSHLLYIQ; translated from the coding sequence ATGTCTATGATTACCTTGACATCAAGCTGCAAAACAAATCTATCGAAAACGTTGTCCTGTGAGAGTAACAATAACATCAACCGCGATGCTTCCTTTTCGTCAAGCTTAAACAGCACTGCAGAGAACTTCGTGCGCAAACTCACAGTATCAAATCAAAACCTGAGTCCTGGCATTGCTTCCCAAGAGGAGCAAGAATACTTGGGTGCAAACAaagtagaagaagaagaaattggaGTATTTAGtgctgaaaaatatttcaatgggGCAATGGATGACAGTCCAAGACTTCCCAACGTTGGTGCAAGGAAACACAAGTGCATAAAAGAAGAACAAATCAAAGTTGCCCCAGTGAAGCCCAAAATTCAACCAGGAACTCCAAGTGTTCGTTCTGAATCAAGTTGTAACAGTCAAAGCGCCTTATTGCAGAATGTTCTAAGGAATCCATCGCGGAAACAAGCAAACAAAGTACAAGGGAAGAGTTTTTTTGCTGGTCTTGGATGCAAGTGTTCTTGTTCTGACAAAGATTCTGTTGACGTTGATGAACATATTGGTGAGACCAGCTTCAAAAAAACCGCCAACTGCAGTTCAGTCCATGAGAAAGCAATCATAAAAGAACCCATCAAGCGTAGTCATCTTGTTGACAAAGTTAATATTGATGAATCAAGCTTTGCTAAAGAGGATCTGGTGTTGAACAAAGAAAACTGTTTTAGTTTTCGAACTGCGAATTCTACAACAGGAAATCTTCCGATCAAGGTACACTATGaacaagaggaaaaagaagaaatccaGCCAAGAAAGTCCCTAGAAGTGTTTGGTTTCCCTGTGTTGGAAAAGAGCAGCAAGTCTTCATGTTTCGACAGGAGGCTATCAATGTTGTCCTGGGATGCAGCTCCAAGACTCgaggaatttgaatttgcagCCACTCAAGGTGAAAGCTATAATGATGCTACGAGTGATGCAAGCTCAGACTTGTTTGAAATTGAGAGCCTCACAGGCAAAGCCAACCCTTTTCTTGCAAGGCAAGGATCAGATGCTACATCTGATTGTGCAACTCCAACAGCTTGTTATGCACCAAGCGAGGCAAGCATAgaatggagtgtagttactgcCAGTGCTGCAGATTATTCGGTGATGTCAGATTACGAAGAGCTAAAGGCACCAACAACGGCAACAAGTCAAGTGAAAACATTTTCAGCTACCTCAAATGACAGAACTCGGACTATCCCAGAGACACCAAAGCGACTTCCAAGCATTTCATTGGGTTGCAATAGCCACAAGGCAGTTAGAGTTGCCGGCGAAGCATATAGAACAAATGAGAAGGCAAATCATGATGCACGGATTCATCGCATGTCTGAATCCTTTACGCCTGTGACAAGGTTTCAAGCTGAGGCTGAACTTGCAGGACTCCATTCCAGGCAGAGGCAACCCGCTCTTGCCGCCACCCATTCACTCCCCAGATCACACTCGCCACGTCCTTCTCATCTGTTGTATATTCAGTGA